The nucleotide sequence GAGCCATGGCTTTGAGGCGCAACCGCAGCAGTTTTTCTTGAAGGTTCTCTGAGTGGTTCATGATTTTTTTCTCCGTTTCAAGACAAAGGCATCGTATTCAGCCAGAGCTGGCTCCTCCAGGCGGATACGGTTGAGTTCATCCTGTTTCAGTCTGACCGGCGGATGATTTCTCTGGGGAGTCATCTGCTGGTAGAGGATGTTTTCGATATAGTGAGCGCCGTAGGCATTATGTGAGGCGGCCATCTTCATTGCTTCTTCCAGGGCGCAAGAGCCGTATTCATCTTTGAGTTCGAGCAGTTTTCTCACATGTTTTTTGAGGGATCGCTTGTTGGCGGCGAGCTTTTCCAGATAGCTCTTGGCCACCTCTCCCAGGCTGATAAAGGCGGCGATGTCGGTTGACAGCCAGTGGCGATGCTGGTGTTTTCTGGCAGCCTCCCGGTGTGCCGGAAGTTCGATGCGTTCTTTGCGCTGCCAGCAGCGACGATGTCTGGCAATGGCCCTGTCTTTCAGGTAGATGGTGAGGCTGTGGTGGTCGGCTTTGACGAGGACCTGTTTGCCGATGGCCCAGGGAGGTACAGTGTAGCTGTTGCCATCAAAGCGGATGGAAAAATCCGTATGGACCTTTGCCGGCTGGCTCTCTCGGCAATCGGGCAGGTGCTCCGGCAAGGCTGTCATGGCCTCTGGCTTGAAGCGCTCGCTGGGTCGCTCACCTGTGGTGGCGTGGATTCTCTGGTTGGCCACCTGGTCGCGCCAGTGGTTGGCCTGGGCCTGGATGTCTTTGAGGTTTTTAAATGTCCTCAGGGGCCAGAAG is from Deltaproteobacteria bacterium and encodes:
- the istA gene encoding IS21 family transposase — its product is MIDRRTIFEIHRLADQGLSIRKIAKALKLCRKTVTKYLREPNPKRPAVKRASKLDPFKDEVERMLQIDPSASAVVIGQRLAQKGYQGSISLLRGYLRTIRGSFKKKEPFIRFESAPGEQCQIDWGHFGSLAYGNTKRKLYCLAVVECHSRMLYLEFTHSQKQQTLHRCLLNAFRFFQGTPKELVHDNMLSAVIERQGALVRFNEAFLEFLRPFKIVPRACNVGKPHEKGKVEKGAIHYIRYNFWPLRTFKNLKDIQAQANHWRDQVANQRIHATTGERPSERFKPEAMTALPEHLPDCRESQPAKVHTDFSIRFDGNSYTVPPWAIGKQVLVKADHHSLTIYLKDRAIARHRRCWQRKERIELPAHREAARKHQHRHWLSTDIAAFISLGEVAKSYLEKLAANKRSLKKHVRKLLELKDEYGSCALEEAMKMAASHNAYGAHYIENILYQQMTPQRNHPPVRLKQDELNRIRLEEPALAEYDAFVLKRRKKS